One segment of Megachile rotundata isolate GNS110a chromosome 6, iyMegRotu1, whole genome shotgun sequence DNA contains the following:
- the LOC105662773 gene encoding uncharacterized protein LOC105662773 isoform X2, with translation MTTEDDTWAQTLVTVTPEDDATIREISDTVTLSSPSDTPLILDPDKIVFRRSITHRQFIDASEDAEAEDVILEEETVEIRVEEVEQQDVEPRQQDAENQTYLQGIPTVDIPKEYKDQSAQTMYMATPCPPLTYFQDIMTKMADGALPEMKKTITTVTVTTFSPETPQNVVTEELSTIVPQEELEEFETELSAEEEAETEINDVLNFVITRAFWITDPQQPQPEMSDKETQTFIRYNHFTHTVFVDNQTQTDLTCEPKKSNTMLLAEYKETKSMILNYLEDRISKGLEVITITEDTIDELIDKCVEEIKYPAKEQVVQTIATYKSNEGKEDVIRKLKMGVVVDPSEASIIVEPLLEDLVETVCETVSKNAVVEVQKVLRQILQRTDAVIAKLIQIKMEAQTNRIGEVLEKRKKKIMLSMLKKETETLGTQTSVTGISEVKRIEEPKDILCSVCRRQSMCQWCVAGEDTEDGPREEVKILRTQDILLAYKPCYVIKKAPPKEENLLPVCPEIKVKLPPRPPRRLFRSKESSDVSGDTIDVFLCADKTLEPRESFNEWSYVTDATLMKPCSIEESTSKTSQTSSSIDKSISKVCENTSGRTVLSSGAFNALQILKNTFCTQESCFASPRTSKQNYSCKDDGRVREKSICTVCSSRNDIENKMCGLEPFCTEETCGAFSNLHVPKTSVYDVKEACSACSVRTKSHGDGFKIIPICLSQDSNM, from the exons ATGACAACGGAGGACGATACCTGGGCCCAAACTCTGGTAACAGTAACCCCTGAAGACGATGCCACAATCAGAGAAATTTCGGACACCGTCACATTATCTTCACCATCGGATACCCCTTTGATTCTCGATCCAGATAAAATTGTATTCCGACGATCAATCACTCACAGACAGTTCATAGACGCTAGTGAAGACGCGGAAGCCGAGGACGTAATACTAGAGGAAGAAACGGTAGAAATACGAGTTGAAGAAGTGGAACAGCAAGATGTGGAACCGAGACAGCAAGATGCGGAAAATCAAACGTATCTGCAAGGAATTCCAACGGTTGACATCCCCAAGGAATATAAAGACCAATCTGCGCAAACTATGTATATGGCCACACCGTGTCCTCCTTTGACATACTTCCAAGATATCATGA CAAAGATGGCGGACGGCGCTCTGCCAGAAATGAAGAAAACGATCACAACTGTAACCGTCACTACCTTCTCTCCTGAAACACCGCAAAATGTAGTAACAGAAGAGTTATCCACCATCGTCCCACAAGAAGAACTCGAAGAATTCGAGACTGAACTCAGCGCCGAAGAAGAAGCAGAGACCGAAATAAACGACGTTCTGAATTTTGTAATAACGCGCGCGTTTTGGATAACTGATCCACAGCAACCTCAACCAGAAATGTCCGATAAAGAAACGCAAACGTTCATCAGATACAATCACTTCACGCACACTGTTTTTGTGGATAATCAAACGCAGACAGATTTAACTTGCGAACCGAAGAAATCCAACACGATGCTTCTGGCCGAATACAAAGAAACGAAGAGTATGATTTTGAATTACTTGGAGGATCGTATCTCTAAAGGACTCGAGGTTATTACGATAACGGAGGATACGATCGATGAACTTATCGACAAGTGCGTTGAAGAGATTAAGTACCCCGCGAAAGAACAGGTTGTACAGACTATAGCAACGTATAAGTCGAACGAAGGGAAAGAAGATGTGATAAGGAAATTGAAAATGGGGGTAGTTGTGGATCCTTCGGAAGCGTCGATTATTGTTGAACCTTTGTTGGAAGATTTGGTGGAGACGGTTTGTGAGACTGTGTCGAAGAATGCTGTGGTGGAGGTTCAGAAAGTTTTGCGGCAGATACTTCAGCGTACGGATGCTGTCATTGCGAAGCTTATACAGATTAAAATGGAAGCGCAAA CAAACCGAATAGGTGAAGTActagagaaaagaaagaagaaaatcatGCTATCGATGTTGAAGAAAGAAACCGAGACGCTCGGTACACAAACGAGCGTAACAGGGATTTCGGAAGTGAAGAGAATCGAGGAACCCAAAGATATATTATGTTCCGTATGCAGAAGACAATCGATGTGTCAATGGTGTGTAGCTGGTGAAGACACTGAAGATGGTCCGCGTGAAGAAGTTAAGATACTTCGTACTCAAGATATATTATTAGCGTATAAACCTTGTTACGTTATCAAGAAAGCTCCTCCAAAAGAAGAAAATCTACTACCTGTTTGTCCGGAAATTAAAGTCAAATTACCTCCAAGACCCCCGAGACGACTATTTAGATCGAAGGAGTCCTCGGATGTATCTGGAGACACGATCGATGTATTTCTTTGTGCTGACAAAACGCTTGAACCGCGAG AGTCCTTTAACGAATGGTCATATGTTACCGATGCAACCTTGATGAAACCGTGCTCGATAGAAG AATCTACGAGTAAAACGAGTCAAACATCTTCGTCGATAGACAAATCGATCTCAAAAGTATGTGAGAATACATCCGGACGCACTGTTTTAAGTTCGGGAGCGTTCAACGCTTTACAAATACTGAAGAATACGTTTTGTACTCAAGAAAGTTGCTTTGCTTCACCTCGAACTTCGAAGCAAAATTATTCGTGCAAAGATGATGGAAGAGTACGAGAGAAATCGATATGTACCGTGTGTTCAAGTAGAAAtgatatagaaaataaaatgtgTGGGTTGGAACCATTTTGTACggaagaaacttgtggagctttttcaaatttgcatgTACCTAAAACAAGTGTTTATGATGTAAAGGAGGCTTGTTCTGCTTGTTCTGTTCGCACGAAGTCTCATGGTGATGGATTTAAAATTATTCCAATATGTCTTTCTCAAGATTCTAATATGTAG
- the LOC105662773 gene encoding uncharacterized protein LOC105662773 isoform X1 → MKVNFSICEMLQCIQMTTEDDTWAQTLVTVTPEDDATIREISDTVTLSSPSDTPLILDPDKIVFRRSITHRQFIDASEDAEAEDVILEEETVEIRVEEVEQQDVEPRQQDAENQTYLQGIPTVDIPKEYKDQSAQTMYMATPCPPLTYFQDIMTKMADGALPEMKKTITTVTVTTFSPETPQNVVTEELSTIVPQEELEEFETELSAEEEAETEINDVLNFVITRAFWITDPQQPQPEMSDKETQTFIRYNHFTHTVFVDNQTQTDLTCEPKKSNTMLLAEYKETKSMILNYLEDRISKGLEVITITEDTIDELIDKCVEEIKYPAKEQVVQTIATYKSNEGKEDVIRKLKMGVVVDPSEASIIVEPLLEDLVETVCETVSKNAVVEVQKVLRQILQRTDAVIAKLIQIKMEAQTNRIGEVLEKRKKKIMLSMLKKETETLGTQTSVTGISEVKRIEEPKDILCSVCRRQSMCQWCVAGEDTEDGPREEVKILRTQDILLAYKPCYVIKKAPPKEENLLPVCPEIKVKLPPRPPRRLFRSKESSDVSGDTIDVFLCADKTLEPRESFNEWSYVTDATLMKPCSIEESTSKTSQTSSSIDKSISKVCENTSGRTVLSSGAFNALQILKNTFCTQESCFASPRTSKQNYSCKDDGRVREKSICTVCSSRNDIENKMCGLEPFCTEETCGAFSNLHVPKTSVYDVKEACSACSVRTKSHGDGFKIIPICLSQDSNM, encoded by the exons ATgaaagtcaatttttcaatttgtgaaATGCTTCAATGTATTCAGATGACAACGGAGGACGATACCTGGGCCCAAACTCTGGTAACAGTAACCCCTGAAGACGATGCCACAATCAGAGAAATTTCGGACACCGTCACATTATCTTCACCATCGGATACCCCTTTGATTCTCGATCCAGATAAAATTGTATTCCGACGATCAATCACTCACAGACAGTTCATAGACGCTAGTGAAGACGCGGAAGCCGAGGACGTAATACTAGAGGAAGAAACGGTAGAAATACGAGTTGAAGAAGTGGAACAGCAAGATGTGGAACCGAGACAGCAAGATGCGGAAAATCAAACGTATCTGCAAGGAATTCCAACGGTTGACATCCCCAAGGAATATAAAGACCAATCTGCGCAAACTATGTATATGGCCACACCGTGTCCTCCTTTGACATACTTCCAAGATATCATGA CAAAGATGGCGGACGGCGCTCTGCCAGAAATGAAGAAAACGATCACAACTGTAACCGTCACTACCTTCTCTCCTGAAACACCGCAAAATGTAGTAACAGAAGAGTTATCCACCATCGTCCCACAAGAAGAACTCGAAGAATTCGAGACTGAACTCAGCGCCGAAGAAGAAGCAGAGACCGAAATAAACGACGTTCTGAATTTTGTAATAACGCGCGCGTTTTGGATAACTGATCCACAGCAACCTCAACCAGAAATGTCCGATAAAGAAACGCAAACGTTCATCAGATACAATCACTTCACGCACACTGTTTTTGTGGATAATCAAACGCAGACAGATTTAACTTGCGAACCGAAGAAATCCAACACGATGCTTCTGGCCGAATACAAAGAAACGAAGAGTATGATTTTGAATTACTTGGAGGATCGTATCTCTAAAGGACTCGAGGTTATTACGATAACGGAGGATACGATCGATGAACTTATCGACAAGTGCGTTGAAGAGATTAAGTACCCCGCGAAAGAACAGGTTGTACAGACTATAGCAACGTATAAGTCGAACGAAGGGAAAGAAGATGTGATAAGGAAATTGAAAATGGGGGTAGTTGTGGATCCTTCGGAAGCGTCGATTATTGTTGAACCTTTGTTGGAAGATTTGGTGGAGACGGTTTGTGAGACTGTGTCGAAGAATGCTGTGGTGGAGGTTCAGAAAGTTTTGCGGCAGATACTTCAGCGTACGGATGCTGTCATTGCGAAGCTTATACAGATTAAAATGGAAGCGCAAA CAAACCGAATAGGTGAAGTActagagaaaagaaagaagaaaatcatGCTATCGATGTTGAAGAAAGAAACCGAGACGCTCGGTACACAAACGAGCGTAACAGGGATTTCGGAAGTGAAGAGAATCGAGGAACCCAAAGATATATTATGTTCCGTATGCAGAAGACAATCGATGTGTCAATGGTGTGTAGCTGGTGAAGACACTGAAGATGGTCCGCGTGAAGAAGTTAAGATACTTCGTACTCAAGATATATTATTAGCGTATAAACCTTGTTACGTTATCAAGAAAGCTCCTCCAAAAGAAGAAAATCTACTACCTGTTTGTCCGGAAATTAAAGTCAAATTACCTCCAAGACCCCCGAGACGACTATTTAGATCGAAGGAGTCCTCGGATGTATCTGGAGACACGATCGATGTATTTCTTTGTGCTGACAAAACGCTTGAACCGCGAG AGTCCTTTAACGAATGGTCATATGTTACCGATGCAACCTTGATGAAACCGTGCTCGATAGAAG AATCTACGAGTAAAACGAGTCAAACATCTTCGTCGATAGACAAATCGATCTCAAAAGTATGTGAGAATACATCCGGACGCACTGTTTTAAGTTCGGGAGCGTTCAACGCTTTACAAATACTGAAGAATACGTTTTGTACTCAAGAAAGTTGCTTTGCTTCACCTCGAACTTCGAAGCAAAATTATTCGTGCAAAGATGATGGAAGAGTACGAGAGAAATCGATATGTACCGTGTGTTCAAGTAGAAAtgatatagaaaataaaatgtgTGGGTTGGAACCATTTTGTACggaagaaacttgtggagctttttcaaatttgcatgTACCTAAAACAAGTGTTTATGATGTAAAGGAGGCTTGTTCTGCTTGTTCTGTTCGCACGAAGTCTCATGGTGATGGATTTAAAATTATTCCAATATGTCTTTCTCAAGATTCTAATATGTAG
- the LManII gene encoding lysosomal alpha-mannosidase II isoform X2, whose protein sequence is MSRLSGIVFPLFLLVALLGHGQTASIPRRSPVQTCGYQACPAVDPEKLNIHLVAHTHDDVGWLKTVDQYYFGSRTTIQKAGVQYILDSVIQALLADPQRKFIYVETFFLWKWWLRQSDEMKETVRNLINEGRLEIIGGGWSMNDEAVTHYHSLVDQYTWGFRRLNDTFGSCARPRIGWQIDPFGHSREQASLFAQLGFDGMFFGRLDYQDKSQRLEDKTMEFLWKGSPSLGSRADLFTVALYNTYSPPPGFCFDVLCSDDPIIDDPNSPDYNVKEKVEKIVAYARTQAKSYNTNNVIFTMGEDFNYQHAEMWFTNLDRLMRYVKEEKGSEVNIFYSTPSCYLKAVHDANLQWTTKADDFFPYASDPHSYWTGYFSSRPAIKFFERMGNNLLQISKQLSVLTSLEGHEEHLVNFREAMGIMQHHDAVTGTEKQLVADDYSRLLYEGMQHGADIASNAIRKWKSKGAAELIQEEAYSCMQFNISTCSYTEDENFLLTIYNPLSRRISTPIRVPVKYDAYKILELGGGVQIVSQTVPIPKSVRDVPGRVSAANNELVFVVSIPPLGFKSYKVTRKLESGSQVSDDLFIGNEFYNVSINDDGIVVDWKKQNNMSLTQSFHYYEGMEGNNEVNKNRSSGAYIFRPKSVSGKNFANTATYEIYKGPVVEEIHQVVNDWVSQVIRVYKRQEYVEFDWLVGPIPVKDKIGKEVITKYSSNLNSTGEFDTDTNGRETLKRKRNFRPTWDLVLEEEVSGNYYPITSKISLTDKEKLQKLSVLTDRAQGGSSMKDGEIEMMIHRRLLKDDAFGVDEALNETAYGKGLVVRGSHYVIGGSVKSLDDFVLKEKELALQLLLRPWPLITPVPTNSVNEDFMAVTQASGLAKGLPPNVHILTLEPWKDNKVLLRLEHIFEVGETETLSKPVEVNLQDLFTTFTITSIEETTLGGNQWLKDMDRLSFKAVNEDVLQKQTNLDVPVEINDGAINVVLNPMQIRTFIVGVEPKSN, encoded by the exons ATGTCACGGTTATCCGGCATCGTGTTTCCATTGTTTTTACTGGTAGCGTTGTTAGGCCATGGGCAAACGGCGAGCATACCAAGGAGGTCGCCGGTGCAAACCTGTGGCTATCAG GCATGCCCTGCGGTAGATCCTGAGAAACTAAATATTCACCTGGTTGCTCACACTCATGACGATGTTGGCTGGTTGAAAACTGTTGATCAGTATTATTTCGGAA GTCGGACGACGATTCAGAAAGCGGGAGTGCAGTACATTTTGGACAGCGTGATACAAGCGCTGTTAGCTGATCCACAGAGAAA GTTCATTTATGTGGAGACCTTCTTCTTGTGGAAATGGTGGCTGCGCCAAAGCGATGAGATGAAAGAAACCGTGCGAAATCTGATAAATGAAGGCAGATTGGAAATCATCGGCGGTGGATGGAGCATGAACGATGAAGCAGTCACTCACTATCATTCTCTCGTGGATCAGTATACCTGGGGTTTTAG GCGTCTAAACGACACTTTCGGTAGCTGTGCAAGGCCACGTATCGGATGGCAAATAGATCCTTTCGGCCACTCTAGAGAACAGGCGTCCTTGTTTGCTCAACTTGGATTTGATGGCATGTTCTTTGGACGACTCGATTATCAAGATAAGAGCCAACGACTGGAAGACAAAACTATGGAATTCCTATGGAAAGGAAGCCCAAGTTTAG GATCTCGTGCTGATCTCTTCACGGTTGCACTATACAACACTTACAGCCCACCCCCCGGTTTCTGTTTCGACGTCTTGTGCTCGGACGACCCCATAATCGACGATCCTAACAGTCCCGACTATAACGTGAAAGAAAAG GTTGAAAAGATTGTCGCATACGCGCGTACTCAAGCAAAGTCTTATAACACCAATAACGTTATTTTTACGATGGGTGAAGACTTTAATTACCAACACGCCGAAATGTGGTTCACTAACTTGGATAGGTTAATGAG ATACGTGAAGGAGGAGAAAGGTTCCGAGGTGAATATATTCTACTCGACGCCATCTTGTTATCTGAAAGCGGTTCACGACGCTAATCTTCAATGGACCACGAAAGCCGATGACTTCTTCCCTTACGCGAGCGACCCTCATTCGTATTGGACCGGTTACTTCTCTTCGAGACCTGCGATCAAGTTTTTCGAAAGAATGGGAAACAATCTTTTACAA aTAAGCAAGCAGTTATCTGTGTTGACCAGTTTGGAGGGACACGAGGAACATTTAGTGAACTTCCGCGAAGCGATGGGTATAATGCAGCATCATGACGCTGTGACTGGAACGGAAAAACAATTGGTTGCTGATGATTATTCGCGTTTATTATATGAGGGAATGCAACATGGAGCAGATATTGCTTCTAACGCTATAAG AAAATGGAAATCAAAGGGCGCAGCAGAGCTCATACAAGAAGAAGCCTACTCATGCATGCAATTTAATATAAGCACATGTTCGTACACCGAAGACGAAAATTTTTTACTGACGATTTACAACCCCCTGAGTCGAAGAATCTCAACTCCCATTCGTGTGCCCGTAAAATACGATGCATACAAAATCCTAGAACTCGGAG GTGGTGTTCAAATCGTTTCTCAAACAGTCCCAATTCCTAAGTCCGTTCGTGACGTACCCGGAAGGGTGAGCGCTGCGAATAATGAACTTGTGTTCGTGGTATCGATACCGCCCTTAGGTTTCAAGTCTTATAAAGTTACACGAAAATTGGAAAGCGGGAGTCAAGTATCCGATGATCTTTTTATTGGTAACGAG ttttacaATGTGTCGATCAACGACGACGGAATAGTAGTTGACTGGAAGAaacaaaataatatgagtttaactCAATCCTTCCACTACTACGAAGGAATGGAGGGTAACAATGAGGTAAACAAAAACAGATCATCCGGTGCATATATCTTTAGGCCCAAGAGCGTGTCAGGAAAGAATTTCGCGAATACGGCAACTTATGAAATTTACAAAG GTCCAGTGGTAGAGGAAATTCATCAGGTGGTCAATGATTGGGTAAGTCAGGTAATTCGAGTGTACAAGAGACAGGAATACGTTGAATTCGATTGGCTTGTCGGACCAATACCTGTTAA AGACAAGATAGGAAAAGAAGTAATAACGAAGTACTCCAGCAACTTAAATTCCACCGGAGAATTTGATACGGACACAAACGGCCGTGAGACACTAAAACGAAAGAGAAACTTCCGTCCAACGTGGGACTTGGTATTAGAAGAAGAAGTATCCGGCAACTACTATCCAATCACTTCGAAAATCTCCTTGACGGACAAAGAAAAATTACAGAAACTCAGCGTCTTGACTGATCGTGCTCAAGGTGGATCCAGTATGAAAGACGGAGAAATCGAAATGATG ATTCACAGAAGGCTTTTGAAAGACGACGCGTTTGGAGTAGACGAAGCCCTCAACGAAACTGCATATGGTAAAGGTTTGGTAGTCAGAGGCTCACATTATGTCATTGGAGGAAGCGTCAAGAGTTTGGACGACTTCGTattgaaagaaaaagaattgGCTCTTCAACTTCTTCTTCGCCCGTGGCCGCTTATTACACCTGTACCAACGAATTCTGTAAACGAGGACTTCATGGCTGTCACACAA GCTTCTGGTCTAGCTAAAGGTCTGCCACCGAACGTTCACATTCTAACTTTGGAGCCATGGAAGGACAACAAAGTTTTACTGCGACTGGAACACATTTTCGAAGTGGGTGAAACGGAGACCTTATCGAAACCCGTCGAAGTTAATCTACAG GATTTGTTCACAACATTCACGATAACATCCATCGAGGAAACCACATTGGGTGGCAATCAATGGTTGAAGGACATGGATCGTTTGAGTTTCAAAGCCGTTAACGAAGACGTTCTTCAAAAACAAACAAATTTGGATGTTCCCGTTGAAATTAACGACGGTGCTATAAACGTTGTTTTGAATCCAATGCAAATTCGAACGTTCATCGTTGGAGTAGAACCAAAAAGCAATTGA
- the LManII gene encoding lysosomal alpha-mannosidase II isoform X1, translating into MSRLSGIVFPLFLLVALLGHGQTASIPRRSPVQTCGYQACPAVDPEKLNIHLVAHTHDDVGWLKTVDQYYFGSRTTIQKAGVQYILDSVIQALLADPQRKFIYVETFFLWKWWLRQSDEMKETVRNLINEGRLEIIGGGWSMNDEAVTHYHSLVDQYTWGFRRLNDTFGSCARPRIGWQIDPFGHSREQASLFAQLGFDGMFFGRLDYQDKSQRLEDKTMEFLWKGSPSLGSRADLFTVALYNTYSPPPGFCFDVLCSDDPIIDDPNSPDYNVKEKISKFLQYSEQQAQTLRTNNIILTMGGDFTYQQAEMYFVNLDKLIRYVKEEKGSEVNIFYSTPSCYLKAVHDANLQWTTKADDFFPYASDPHSYWTGYFSSRPAIKFFERMGNNLLQISKQLSVLTSLEGHEEHLVNFREAMGIMQHHDAVTGTEKQLVADDYSRLLYEGMQHGADIASNAIRKWKSKGAAELIQEEAYSCMQFNISTCSYTEDENFLLTIYNPLSRRISTPIRVPVKYDAYKILELGGGVQIVSQTVPIPKSVRDVPGRVSAANNELVFVVSIPPLGFKSYKVTRKLESGSQVSDDLFIGNEFYNVSINDDGIVVDWKKQNNMSLTQSFHYYEGMEGNNEVNKNRSSGAYIFRPKSVSGKNFANTATYEIYKGPVVEEIHQVVNDWVSQVIRVYKRQEYVEFDWLVGPIPVKDKIGKEVITKYSSNLNSTGEFDTDTNGRETLKRKRNFRPTWDLVLEEEVSGNYYPITSKISLTDKEKLQKLSVLTDRAQGGSSMKDGEIEMMIHRRLLKDDAFGVDEALNETAYGKGLVVRGSHYVIGGSVKSLDDFVLKEKELALQLLLRPWPLITPVPTNSVNEDFMAVTQASGLAKGLPPNVHILTLEPWKDNKVLLRLEHIFEVGETETLSKPVEVNLQDLFTTFTITSIEETTLGGNQWLKDMDRLSFKAVNEDVLQKQTNLDVPVEINDGAINVVLNPMQIRTFIVGVEPKSN; encoded by the exons ATGTCACGGTTATCCGGCATCGTGTTTCCATTGTTTTTACTGGTAGCGTTGTTAGGCCATGGGCAAACGGCGAGCATACCAAGGAGGTCGCCGGTGCAAACCTGTGGCTATCAG GCATGCCCTGCGGTAGATCCTGAGAAACTAAATATTCACCTGGTTGCTCACACTCATGACGATGTTGGCTGGTTGAAAACTGTTGATCAGTATTATTTCGGAA GTCGGACGACGATTCAGAAAGCGGGAGTGCAGTACATTTTGGACAGCGTGATACAAGCGCTGTTAGCTGATCCACAGAGAAA GTTCATTTATGTGGAGACCTTCTTCTTGTGGAAATGGTGGCTGCGCCAAAGCGATGAGATGAAAGAAACCGTGCGAAATCTGATAAATGAAGGCAGATTGGAAATCATCGGCGGTGGATGGAGCATGAACGATGAAGCAGTCACTCACTATCATTCTCTCGTGGATCAGTATACCTGGGGTTTTAG GCGTCTAAACGACACTTTCGGTAGCTGTGCAAGGCCACGTATCGGATGGCAAATAGATCCTTTCGGCCACTCTAGAGAACAGGCGTCCTTGTTTGCTCAACTTGGATTTGATGGCATGTTCTTTGGACGACTCGATTATCAAGATAAGAGCCAACGACTGGAAGACAAAACTATGGAATTCCTATGGAAAGGAAGCCCAAGTTTAG GATCTCGTGCTGATCTCTTCACGGTTGCACTATACAACACTTACAGCCCACCCCCCGGTTTCTGTTTCGACGTCTTGTGCTCGGACGACCCCATAATCGACGATCCTAACAGTCCCGACTATAACGTGAAAGAAAAG atcagtaaatttttgcaatactCGGAGCAACAAGCACAGACGCTACGTACGAATAACATTATACTAACGATGGGTGGAGATTTCACTTACCAACAAGCGGAAATGTACTTCGTCAACTTGGACAAATTGATAAG ATACGTGAAGGAGGAGAAAGGTTCCGAGGTGAATATATTCTACTCGACGCCATCTTGTTATCTGAAAGCGGTTCACGACGCTAATCTTCAATGGACCACGAAAGCCGATGACTTCTTCCCTTACGCGAGCGACCCTCATTCGTATTGGACCGGTTACTTCTCTTCGAGACCTGCGATCAAGTTTTTCGAAAGAATGGGAAACAATCTTTTACAA aTAAGCAAGCAGTTATCTGTGTTGACCAGTTTGGAGGGACACGAGGAACATTTAGTGAACTTCCGCGAAGCGATGGGTATAATGCAGCATCATGACGCTGTGACTGGAACGGAAAAACAATTGGTTGCTGATGATTATTCGCGTTTATTATATGAGGGAATGCAACATGGAGCAGATATTGCTTCTAACGCTATAAG AAAATGGAAATCAAAGGGCGCAGCAGAGCTCATACAAGAAGAAGCCTACTCATGCATGCAATTTAATATAAGCACATGTTCGTACACCGAAGACGAAAATTTTTTACTGACGATTTACAACCCCCTGAGTCGAAGAATCTCAACTCCCATTCGTGTGCCCGTAAAATACGATGCATACAAAATCCTAGAACTCGGAG GTGGTGTTCAAATCGTTTCTCAAACAGTCCCAATTCCTAAGTCCGTTCGTGACGTACCCGGAAGGGTGAGCGCTGCGAATAATGAACTTGTGTTCGTGGTATCGATACCGCCCTTAGGTTTCAAGTCTTATAAAGTTACACGAAAATTGGAAAGCGGGAGTCAAGTATCCGATGATCTTTTTATTGGTAACGAG ttttacaATGTGTCGATCAACGACGACGGAATAGTAGTTGACTGGAAGAaacaaaataatatgagtttaactCAATCCTTCCACTACTACGAAGGAATGGAGGGTAACAATGAGGTAAACAAAAACAGATCATCCGGTGCATATATCTTTAGGCCCAAGAGCGTGTCAGGAAAGAATTTCGCGAATACGGCAACTTATGAAATTTACAAAG GTCCAGTGGTAGAGGAAATTCATCAGGTGGTCAATGATTGGGTAAGTCAGGTAATTCGAGTGTACAAGAGACAGGAATACGTTGAATTCGATTGGCTTGTCGGACCAATACCTGTTAA AGACAAGATAGGAAAAGAAGTAATAACGAAGTACTCCAGCAACTTAAATTCCACCGGAGAATTTGATACGGACACAAACGGCCGTGAGACACTAAAACGAAAGAGAAACTTCCGTCCAACGTGGGACTTGGTATTAGAAGAAGAAGTATCCGGCAACTACTATCCAATCACTTCGAAAATCTCCTTGACGGACAAAGAAAAATTACAGAAACTCAGCGTCTTGACTGATCGTGCTCAAGGTGGATCCAGTATGAAAGACGGAGAAATCGAAATGATG ATTCACAGAAGGCTTTTGAAAGACGACGCGTTTGGAGTAGACGAAGCCCTCAACGAAACTGCATATGGTAAAGGTTTGGTAGTCAGAGGCTCACATTATGTCATTGGAGGAAGCGTCAAGAGTTTGGACGACTTCGTattgaaagaaaaagaattgGCTCTTCAACTTCTTCTTCGCCCGTGGCCGCTTATTACACCTGTACCAACGAATTCTGTAAACGAGGACTTCATGGCTGTCACACAA GCTTCTGGTCTAGCTAAAGGTCTGCCACCGAACGTTCACATTCTAACTTTGGAGCCATGGAAGGACAACAAAGTTTTACTGCGACTGGAACACATTTTCGAAGTGGGTGAAACGGAGACCTTATCGAAACCCGTCGAAGTTAATCTACAG GATTTGTTCACAACATTCACGATAACATCCATCGAGGAAACCACATTGGGTGGCAATCAATGGTTGAAGGACATGGATCGTTTGAGTTTCAAAGCCGTTAACGAAGACGTTCTTCAAAAACAAACAAATTTGGATGTTCCCGTTGAAATTAACGACGGTGCTATAAACGTTGTTTTGAATCCAATGCAAATTCGAACGTTCATCGTTGGAGTAGAACCAAAAAGCAATTGA